From the Octadecabacter antarcticus 307 genome, one window contains:
- a CDS encoding peroxidase family protein, which produces MFQVDLWVGSLTDDAVSGTQLGPLFTHFVTDQSTRTRAADDTFGDPDPALGDTIIADVNASSFATIIERNTDVNMVQNDVFITHDRSMTEQDSVDTTSRDDIVSLAAKTVNGSVYTQTGNDIVTLFGSSTINGDVVMAAGDGTFIATSGTILGEVRLGFGDDTVTLSDTANVQGCIGTNQGNDTVTLDDMSKVAGSVSIGEDDDSAMLSGRAEIGVELCTARGDDDVTLGARTTVGGNVNLGQGDDSIALASWCKHQSNP; this is translated from the coding sequence GTGTTCCAAGTCGATTTGTGGGTCGGCAGTCTAACCGACGACGCAGTTTCAGGTACCCAGCTGGGGCCCCTGTTCACCCACTTTGTCACCGACCAATCCACCCGCACGCGCGCTGCAGATGATACATTCGGCGACCCTGACCCCGCCTTAGGCGACACGATCATCGCGGACGTAAACGCAAGCTCATTCGCCACGATCATCGAACGCAACACCGACGTGAACATGGTGCAGAACGACGTTTTCATCACCCATGATCGTAGCATGACCGAGCAAGACAGCGTCGACACGACATCGCGCGACGACATAGTTAGCCTCGCTGCTAAAACGGTGAACGGGTCTGTCTACACGCAAACAGGCAATGACATAGTCACGCTTTTCGGCAGCTCCACGATCAACGGCGATGTCGTGATGGCGGCGGGTGACGGCACGTTCATCGCGACCAGCGGCACGATCTTGGGCGAAGTTAGGCTGGGATTTGGCGATGATACGGTCACGCTAAGCGACACGGCGAATGTGCAAGGCTGCATCGGTACAAACCAAGGCAATGACACCGTGACGCTAGATGATATGTCCAAAGTTGCCGGCAGCGTCAGTATTGGCGAAGACGACGATAGCGCCATGCTCTCGGGACGGGCAGAGATTGGTGTTGAGCTTTGCACCGCGCGCGGGGACGACGACGTCACACTTGGCGCGCGCACGACCGTTGGCGGCAATGTAAACTTGGGCCAAGGCGACGACTCGATTGCGCTAGCAAGCTGGTGCAAACACCAATCGAATCCATAG
- a CDS encoding EAL domain-containing protein, which translates to MGAAPVDHAFATAIVAVLAQPAAVVDGAGTILSCNSDFRSCLSITAGQVSGAALWTVLRANCGADAAAFFAAEPRQNMAFMTKVNAASGHFRLTLNSIAQTAQRGPYLCQLTPDIAIDSSRLRFLLEHLDQGVWNYNTMEKSFNVADAWRRMRGIPLSEDIDTYDTDHEKWLTEIHPEDRDMVQALFSGQVSGDKDKVNSQYRHWHPDGHWMWFSCRSKVMTYDDAGRPVEIVGVDTDITAMKKNETELLKLSSKLQIAIEAAGIGVWEFDAETGLEDWDERMLGMYGITDAADHNSGDIWETHLHPDDAEATKQYAQETFREKSDFNRDFRIVRDDGEVRHVRSLARFVRTSKSNGRMLGVNIDVTDDYHRAQELERARELLEHDSRHDALTGLANRRLLDETMQALLDRIGDEDQFAVLHIDLDHFKQINDTLGHAAGDNVLVRVSENLRGLVGPRGLVCRIGGDEFFVLLEHFADEAEVHQLCQDIIDQMAQPMFGYDQAKTFGLSLGCALGLGDVVDASEVFINADIALYVAKSDGRSCFKVFAPGLRAVTQIDTHAHHNLRVALTSGQIICHFQPQFDAKTHALVGAEALVRWMCPDRGLIGPDDFLPLARKTGLLPRIDDFVFGFVLEAQTKWAAAGLDVPIIALNISLERLQEPGLMQQISDRLQPHHAISFELLETTFLDTCDDGLSDTLNQLRAAGVRLEMNDFGSGRSSIVALQTVRPDRVKLDRMLLAPLETNPAQIFILKALARVAALEGCGVVVEGIESQKQLNAVLQLDCEALQGIALARPMAEAEFAKMLIASPGVS; encoded by the coding sequence ATGGGTGCCGCACCAGTCGACCACGCATTCGCAACCGCAATTGTGGCCGTATTGGCGCAGCCAGCCGCTGTGGTGGACGGGGCAGGCACGATTTTGTCCTGCAACAGTGACTTTCGGTCTTGCCTGTCCATCACCGCAGGGCAAGTGTCGGGCGCGGCCTTATGGACTGTTTTACGTGCAAATTGCGGCGCGGATGCCGCCGCGTTTTTTGCAGCCGAACCAAGACAAAATATGGCATTTATGACTAAGGTGAACGCGGCGTCGGGGCATTTCAGGTTGACCTTGAACAGCATCGCCCAAACGGCGCAGCGCGGGCCTTATCTGTGCCAACTTACGCCCGATATTGCGATCGACAGTTCGCGGTTGCGGTTCTTGCTCGAACATCTTGATCAAGGGGTCTGGAATTACAACACAATGGAAAAGTCGTTTAATGTTGCGGATGCATGGCGCCGGATGCGGGGTATCCCGCTGTCCGAAGACATCGACACCTATGACACCGATCATGAGAAGTGGTTGACTGAAATCCACCCCGAAGACCGTGACATGGTGCAGGCGTTGTTCAGTGGCCAAGTCAGCGGCGACAAAGACAAGGTGAATTCTCAATATCGCCACTGGCATCCCGATGGGCATTGGATGTGGTTTTCGTGCCGATCAAAAGTGATGACATATGATGACGCCGGTCGACCGGTTGAGATTGTTGGCGTCGACACCGACATCACGGCGATGAAGAAAAACGAGACTGAGCTTCTGAAACTCAGCAGTAAATTGCAGATCGCGATTGAAGCGGCGGGGATAGGTGTGTGGGAATTTGACGCTGAAACCGGTTTGGAAGACTGGGATGAGCGGATGCTTGGCATGTACGGAATTACCGACGCCGCAGATCATAATTCTGGCGACATCTGGGAAACCCATCTGCATCCCGACGACGCCGAGGCTACCAAGCAGTATGCGCAAGAAACTTTTCGGGAAAAGAGCGATTTTAATCGTGATTTTCGAATTGTGCGCGATGACGGCGAAGTGCGCCATGTGCGCAGCCTTGCGCGTTTTGTGCGCACGTCAAAGTCCAACGGTAGAATGCTTGGTGTGAATATTGACGTGACGGATGATTATCACCGCGCACAAGAACTGGAACGCGCGCGTGAACTTTTGGAACACGACTCGCGTCATGACGCGTTGACTGGCTTGGCGAACCGACGTTTGCTGGATGAAACTATGCAGGCGCTGCTGGATCGGATCGGTGACGAAGACCAGTTTGCGGTGCTGCACATTGACCTCGATCATTTCAAACAGATCAACGACACACTTGGCCATGCTGCGGGCGACAACGTGCTTGTGCGGGTATCGGAAAACCTGCGCGGTCTTGTAGGGCCGCGTGGTTTGGTCTGTCGGATCGGTGGCGACGAATTTTTCGTCTTGTTGGAACATTTTGCAGATGAGGCGGAAGTCCATCAGCTTTGCCAAGATATCATCGATCAAATGGCGCAACCGATGTTCGGTTATGACCAGGCGAAAACGTTCGGGCTGAGCCTTGGTTGCGCTTTGGGGCTTGGCGATGTTGTTGATGCGTCAGAGGTGTTTATCAATGCGGACATCGCACTTTATGTGGCGAAGTCTGACGGACGGTCCTGTTTTAAGGTTTTCGCGCCCGGCCTGCGCGCAGTGACGCAAATCGACACACACGCGCACCACAACTTGCGCGTGGCGCTGACGTCAGGTCAGATCATCTGTCATTTTCAGCCACAATTTGATGCTAAAACACATGCACTTGTCGGGGCTGAGGCGCTTGTGCGCTGGATGTGTCCGGACCGTGGGCTTATTGGGCCGGATGACTTTTTGCCGCTTGCGCGTAAGACCGGACTGTTACCGCGCATTGATGACTTTGTGTTCGGGTTCGTGTTGGAGGCGCAAACCAAATGGGCAGCGGCTGGACTTGATGTGCCGATCATTGCGCTCAATATCTCGCTCGAACGCTTGCAGGAACCTGGTCTGATGCAACAGATTTCTGATCGGCTGCAGCCGCACCACGCGATTTCGTTTGAACTGCTGGAGACCACGTTTCTGGACACCTGTGATGACGGATTAAGCGACACGCTGAACCAGCTTCGTGCGGCAGGAGTCCGGCTTGAAATGAACGATTTTGGCTCAGGCCGATCCTCAATCGTTGCGCTGCAAACAGTGCGTCCGGACCGTGTGAAATTGGACCGGATGTTGCTTGCCCCGCTCGAAACAAATCCAGCGCAGATCTTTATCCTGAAAGCCTTGGCGCGGGTCGCAGCTCTTGAAGGCTGTGGTGTTGTGGTCGAAGGTATTGAATCTCAAAAACAGTTAAACGCGGTGTTACAACTGGACTGTGAGGCGTTGCAGGGCATTGCGCTGGCGCGCCCGATGGCCGAGGCCGAGTTTGCCAAGATGTTGATCGCGTCGCCGGGTGTTTCTTAA
- a CDS encoding peroxidase family protein, which translates to MGAFFNHSTVEKSGIEAIIRGQICAAAQELDTEIVDNLNFFPETPDGVSGVSLAALNVARGLEHALDSYIKMFARG; encoded by the coding sequence ATGGGGGCGTTTTTCAATCACTCCACCGTTGAAAAAAGCGGGATTGAGGCGATCATACGCGGGCAAATTTGCGCGGCCGCACAAGAACTCGACACTGAAATCGTCGATAATTTGAACTTTTTCCCTGAGACACCGGACGGCGTGTCCGGTGTCTCCCTCGCGGCGTTGAACGTCGCGCGGGGTCTGGAGCACGCGCTCGACAGCTATATAAAGATGTTCGCGCGCGGTTAA
- a CDS encoding Hint domain-containing protein translates to MQPIAWIGRATVPAMGGLTPILIHKGAMDNARDLLMSPQHRRMLDFWRVKIHYGTNAVLAPAKGLTNDHTIRRIEDGEVT, encoded by the coding sequence TTGCAACCCATCGCTTGGATCGGCCGCGCGACGGTTCCGGCCATGGGCGGTCTTACACCGATCCTGATCCACAAAGGCGCGATGGACAACGCACGTGATCTGCTCATGTCACCGCAGCACCGCAGGATGCTGGATTTCTGGCGCGTAAAAATACATTACGGCACCAATGCGGTTCTGGCCCCAGCCAAGGGACTGACCAACGATCATACGATCCGGCGCATTGAAGATGGCGAAGTCACCTAA